In the genome of Pempheris klunzingeri isolate RE-2024b chromosome 20, fPemKlu1.hap1, whole genome shotgun sequence, the window TAGACTGGAGCTAGACTGGAGCTAGACTGGAGCTAGACTGGAGCTAGACTGGAGCTAGACCCCTTTAACTTGACCCACCCTCCACAGTCTAACATAACTAACCCAGTGTATGTTTTGACGCTTGTGACTGTGTCCCATGTACAGTGACGCCATCGTGTCCCAGGTGCTGGACGAGCTGGGCCTCAGCCTGTCCGATGAACTGTCAAGTGAGTAACCGTGTAAATCTGCCACGACGTCTTTCGTCTAGTATTCCACGTCCGTCACATGACTGGGTTCCCATTGCGTGTGTTCCCTTCAGATCTTCCGAGCACCGGAGGAAGCTTGTCGGTGGCCGGCGGTAAGAAGGCCGAGCCCCAGGCCGCCCTGGCTGACGCAGACGCTGACCTGGAGGCGCGGCTGAATAACCTGCGGAGAGACTGAACACACGGTGACTGTCGGACACTGTGGCGGGCTCGTcaatacagacacaaacatactcGAATCTCTGTGTTTAGATTCTTCTGAAGGTATAACTGGCAGAACACTGGCTGTTTCCGAAAAAACAGTTGTATAAAGGCTTTCTGTTTGAGGTGTTTTCATTATAATACGTGTATGATGtatttaatcaaacaaaaaccTACAAGGGTCGTTCTCCTTCATAGGTCTAGCAAATTATTGTCTCATTTCAGACATTGCCAAATGACATAATTTCTCAGAGAGTGAAAAATCATTTCACAGTCTGTGTAAATACTAACTCCTAAAGGCATGATGTGTTCAGAAGTTAAATCAAcactaaaaatgtttaaaagaacCCAAATGAAGCAGGACAGAAGTGGATATTTTATACGGATGGCTGATCTTTTTGTACATCAGGCTGGTATCCACATCATCGTATAAAATAAACCGTTTTAGCCCAGAATTGAGCTTTTTGATGATTTCTGATTATGTTGGTGATATTTGTCAGGGTCTGGCTGAAGATGGTGTTCAAACAGTGTGTCGTCTCAACATCTTCTCTGTCTGAACGGTTTATCTTACAAACATGTACAgaggatgaaagaaaaagaaagaaaggtaaAAGAAAGCACTCCTGTTTACTGCTTGATGACCTGATTGTGAGCTCTGCAGGATTTTCACCAAAATGTTCATAAGGAGTCGGTGTGGTGTTTATTTTTGAGAAACTGTcctgttttgattttctttattcaataaatatgttttttttccagatttaACTAACTGGCCGTCTgatttaagacattttacacatgaacacatgaaaccagacacacacacacagacgccaCATTGGCCTGTGGATCACACGTCAACTCTGGCCTGTAAACACATATAAGTAAAATGAGGGGCTgtgattttctaaataaaaagcACCATAACGGTTTCATCTCTCAACCAATTCCAATGAGtcgtttttgtattttattttatacctGTTTGCTCCAAAACCACAGCTGTTCCGGTTACTTGTATGTGTTTACATGACCTTCACCAATGAGcgagtctgagaaaataaccctggtgacgtcacagtgatgtcattaGGGTTATCTCGGCTTGGGTTTGGAGACTACggcttttaatttcaatttcacCCTAAAAAGGCTGTAACTTTGAAATACAACCACTTGATTTTGGCTCACTCATAGTGGTGgaatgtgcatttattttctatttattttttctatttcaccTTTGCTACAGCTCTGAAAATGCTGCACTTTTCCTCCACTACACATACGTAACATCTATCGTTAATTTACATCcatatttcacataaaaaatataGGATCATGTTGTTAAtgtatatttaacattaatacaatagtaataatatgtAAGTCTTGAAGGGGCTGCATTATAATTACTTTTTATACTTGAAGTACACATTTTTAGTTTAGTGGATTATTATTAAACTGTAGTATTACTGCTCTTACTTTAGTATATGATCAGAAGCCCTTTCCCACCACTGCTAAATGTTGTCAGCTCTTCACAACCAGTGGATGAGGAGGGATGATTAATTCTGTAGATGCTTgtaaaaaacactaatttatgCTCTAACTTCTGGCCGCTTGTCAGGCAAGTTGggaatcaaaagaaaaaataaatacttaatgTCCTAGAttggttttatttcttaataCTGCTTTTTTCTTACACCTAAATAAGTATTTCATTCACATCCACTCAGAATTTGGGTCTATATTGGTTCATTGTCTGCCTGAAATTGTGGTTTTGGAAATGCCACAtatatttaaatagttttttttattacatagctcatttaaatttaaatggtTCCTATCAAAACGTGTGCAAACTGAGTATCTGGCCTCAAAACTCAAATTCCATTTTAACAAACTTGCACAACCAAACCCAACAAAACATCATAGACATGTTAATTTTATTccaaaaaaatgtaactttcaAAACTGTCAATTTGTCAACATACAATCATAGAACAATATTGAATGTACTCAACACTTCcaacattaaataataaaaaaataacagccATGTTTTATGTACATTTGTTTCTGAAAGCtatgtacagaaaaaaacaaaaaaaaaaacaaaatcaacttTTGTATTTCCAAAATCTGCCTACACATACGCCTGGCAGTTGAAGTACTGAAGCTGCAGAAAGCCGTTGCATCATACGTAATAAAACAGGTTGAGCAAACGCAGCGAGGAAGAAAACACCTGGCAGAAATCAAACACTGCGATTGTGACCGAGACGGACtcggagagggagagattaaCTGGCGAACATCGCTAGAACTACAGCTAGGAAGCTTATTTATCGTCTAAAATGGCTCCTTGAATGGATGACAGCTAACAGCATCCTCAAGAGGCCGGTGCATACACATAACTTGCGTAATATTTACTGGATGTAGGCGTActgtaaagactggaaacacaAAACTGTACGTTGTTATTATCAGGCGGCCTTATGATGAGGCCGGACGCAGCGGTTCTCACCGAACAGAGCAGCCAAAAGTCATGCTTTCAAGAACAATATCGTGTAGTTTCTGCAGCCCGATGAGCAGAGATTATTCTCCATTCTGGGATTAAGCCATGCTaccatcttcttttttttgaaaacaGCTAAATAGAGTCCATGCAATTCacataaactaaataaaataacagaaacataaCCGGGAACGGATTACTGGGTACCGCGCCATGTTTAACCTCCTCTCGTTTTCTCGTGCCTTTGTCTTAACAAAGCAAACCAGGAACACATAATCATCTGgctgcttttctattttttcttgCATTGGATTGTTACTGTAATTCTTTAATATGAAATCATGCTGAGTGTGGCTCAATACTCCCGATATCACACCAAACATTGATAAAACCTTAGTTGACGTTGTGTGCGAACAATATAGGCGATAAACAGCACGACAGTCAgattttgacttgtttttttttttttcccacgtAGGCAGGGAGAATGAGGGCGGTCGGAGCAGCCACAACAAAAAGTTGTAGTTGTATTGCTCATGACGTACAGTTCAAGCTCTACTAGTCTGTCAAACTGGCAAACAATGTTCCCGCTCCACCCCCACAACATGAAGGTCCAATTTGACTatgaataaaaagacagaaactcCACTGTTGTCTGATAAAAATCAAATTCGGATGGCACAGCTGCTGCAAACTGGATTTTAAACATGTCACAGAACATGCAcataactgttttgttttttttaagattacaAACTTGCGTGTATTCTTCAGCAGCTGCTAACACGGGGACTGTAATCTTGTGGCATCAGGCTTTTAATCTCCCTTTCAGAAGTGTGAATGAGACCAAAAATATCAAGGACACCCAATGGTGCAGCCAGCTCCCATCCTTTTACATTATTCTGCAGGAGATCAGCTGGCCTGCGGTGACACATTGAGGCTGGAGAGCCGTCGACTCTCCCACAGACTGAAAGCAACAGGAGTTACACATAGCGACTGGGGACGCGTCTTTTCCCCTCCAGACAAGACAAATGTAGCATTTTCTAATCTGGACACGGATTAGCGGCTCCTCTCCGCCGTCAACGCCACGCGGCTTTCACTTCCGACAGGTCCGGTGAGGCGTGTGTTTCTTGGGCACCTCGATGCGACACCGGCTTCGGTCATCCAGCCAAGGCAGCTCGAAGTTCCTGGAGTGAGAACAGACATTTTTACTTCATGGCTTAAGTTTAAAGACTTTATGGTTCTGTCTTTGacttcagaaaaacaaaagtactgGAAGGCGACACATTGAAGGAAAAATCTGAGCGATGGCGATCATCAAAACACTTAATGAGAGACATTTTTCTGGAAGACAAATATCGGAGCCATGTGTGAAGTGTCGTGTTCCTCCAAAGCTCTGGTGGGTGCAGTTAAGTCCACACCAGTCATCACACAAGTGTTACTAAACAGAGTTTTTCGCCTGATTGTTTTAACTTTGTATTGAAAACTTATAGGACGTTAAAGATTCTGAGCATgaaaattagtttaaaaaaaaacaacaattatgATATTAAGTATTAAACAGGAGATATTTGACCACATTTAGAGGTCAAATGATTTGGAGCATCACTGACGAGGAGCCTTCTGGACACTTGTTAAGAGACTTCATGTaggtttttacttttaatttatcACCCGTCTGGATCTGATAAATCTTTAAATCCTGTAAGCAGGAATTGATCTTAACACTGTTATCTCATAGATAAGACTTAAAGATCAATAAAGtcttaaataaatacttttgcCAAACACTTTCACTGACATAGAGCTGCTTTCATCCACTCTCCCTCATTATTCTTTCACAGATTCATTCTTACGACTTTGAAACCATTTTTGAAGAATTTCCTGAGTCaccaaattaattaaatgatcaATCTATAACTTCATGGATCACGTCAGTTTGGCCTAATGTGGCATGAAGCAgactaaaataagataaaatacaaaaaaaaagaaacaaaccacAAATTCAGCTCCAACTTACTGTTGTGAGAGTTTGGGTAACGGCCGGCCGAATGCAACCACAGGCAAGAAGGGAGTGATCACTATAGTTTCAACTGgcagaaacaaaaatgatcaaGTTAATCTATTGAATCCCTTTAAAAAAGCATCCGGTAAATGTTGCTGAATTGCCTTTTATTCGTCTACTGGATGTTTAAGTAATGCAGATGTACCATCTTCTGTGTCGGGATAGAAGGACGAGAGCTCTGGCTCGGTCTCCGCGACCACTTTCTTCCTGTTCATGCGCTGCTGCAAACGCTGAAACATGCGCTGTTCTCTGATTCGCTGGATGTCccacctgcaaacacagaggatcgattaaaaaaaaaaaaaaaaaaaacacctgtgcACCTGCCTGAGGAGTACAACAGAGCTGCTGACTCATATTAGCTTTTACTAATAGATGGAGTGACTAATTATCTGCAGcttacagacttcacagacagCTGGGGAATTCTGGTGTGATgcaaataatgaaaatcatcattcatccttgttttttttaatcagttttcacactttgtGATCCATTAAAATCCATTATTGTGTATAGACAATGTAGTAAATATTACAGGCAAGGTCAAAACATTTCACCGTGTCTAAATCTCAAAAGTTAATGTGCTGAGTTGTGGTAAAAGAGTCAAAACTAGAGCCTGATGACACCCTGGTCACTATGATACTCATGTATCATAACGGTTGTACATGATGTGACAGTAAATAGTCGTACAGAAGAGccattaaatgtgtttgaaagctTAATTTTGATGAGAGTGGGACCTGCTGACTGAGGAAATCTTGATCTCAATAAAACTATGGTTGGAACAAGTCTTCCTGTAACTTGTGCTGCACTGACAGAAATAAAGCAGCAGTAGacaatagttaaagatgattcAGTAGCTTGAAACGCACCATTTTAACTGTATTTAATGTTCAACCCTCACCAAGCCTGCTTCATTACACAGTCCATTTTCAAAGTCTGAGCTACGTTATTGCTCTTATGCGTAAAATTTCACATTTCCACACCTTTAATATAAATTTGTTGCATTTGTGTTGACgttgtgatttattttctggTTATATATACTGTTTAAAACGTACTGTTAGAGCCGTTAGTGCTTGTGACGactgtaaaatgtcccactCAGTGCATCTCTTAGTCACAACTCCTAAGTAATCAATTGAAAGGATCCCTAAATCACATTCACCAAACAAATACTAGTAGATAAATGCTGATGTGATTATCAGGCTCCAGTAAACACCCAAGAACAAGGCCATATTTCTTCAAATCTTAGAAATAACTCGAGTGATCGGtaccttttcctcctcttctcatccAGCTCGAGCTTCAAGTGGCGTTTCAAAAACACGTTATCGTCCAGCGGCTTAACGGGACAAAATTCACACATGTCATTTATGAGTTAGATGTTTCTGGATCTAATGTGAGagaactatttattttctttaaattcagATGTGTCTCACCTCAGGGGGGTTAAAGGAAGGGTCCTCATCCAAGGGCTCTATATGATTTTCCCTCCAAGATGGAACTAGGAGgtagagaggagggagaggacatCATTCACGGATAATGTGTCGAGTACATTTGATGGATAAAGTGATTAAAGATGGGATATAGGTTAGGCTTACAAACAATCAGCATATCATGTACTACATGAGGAGTCCACTCACTGgccacctcttcctcttttttagGGGAAGTCTCCcgcagaggagacagaggaggttGGTTCCAGCAACAGAGGTACATCTCTGTAGTAGACATGAAGGGCAGATCTTCCATCTGACAGCTCACATCAGGCTCCTCTTTACAAGGGAGCATAATGTCCCTTTCCGCCCCTGATCTCAGAGGAACGGTCTTCTCTGGGGTTTCCTTACTGCGCAGCTCTCTTTGACTGGGAGAGCCGGGCTGAATCTCAGGCTTCTGGGGGCTGAGCTTGGCGCTTTTGCCCCGTGATTTCTGGACTTTTGCATCTCCAAAGCAAGATTTCCTGCAAGTGCACAGAGCAGAATCaagaattggaaaaaaaaaagtctgaactCAATTCTGTTTAGGTTTCTTTTATGCATAATTTTATTATTCTAGCTTGATTTGAAGACAAAGAGCTGCGAGGGATCATTCATTTTACCTCTTTTGACCTTTGCCACCCCGACTAAAAGGGAGCGAAGTGGCTGGGTTAGGCTGAGGACTCTCCTCTACATCCAGATCCCACATGTCCTCTTTGTCAGGGGTCCATGGCTCCAGGGGTTGGAAGAGGCGCTTGTCACGTGGCGGGTCCTTCCTTGTGAGCTGCAGGCGACGCTCCATGCGCTCAATACGTGCAAGCAGCTGCAAAAGAGGAGGAtacggagaaaaaaaaaaactttaaatgcttatataaaaaaaacacacattatacacaacACAAGATttgctaaaaaaacaaacttttacaTACCGTCTCCTTGTCTGCCTTGAGCTCATCTATCTCCTTGTCCTTGgactgcagctgttgttgctgttgttcaaTGAGGTCCAGTTGGAGGAGGAGAATCTGCCGGAGGCAGTTGGCCTGTGTGTGAGGATTAGCAGGGGTCTTCCTGATGTTCCTCCACTTACCCTCGGAGGAGAGTTCAATGGATGCGGTGCCAAGGACTCCGGGGACAACCCCCTTCACACTGTCGTCGGCTCGGGCATCCTTAGGATTATTGTTCACAGCCATCTGAGGGTTATCCATATTGTCTACAGAGAGGGGTTTACCTTTCACTGGGGTTCCCTCACCCCCCATTTGTCTGACAGGGGACAATATCCCCACAGTTTTACTGTCTCCTTGAACTAGTTCTGCAACCGTGGCACCGAGGGCAACTTTGCTTGTCATGTAATTCTGGTCTAAGTCCCTTGATTTGCTCGGGATCTCGCGCCCGTGCAGGTCGTGCACATCTATAACAAAGTCGCAGGACTCCCTCTTCAGGCTTACAGGGATCACGGTGGCGGCTCCAAAACGCGTTTTGTCAAAGTCGACGGTGTCTGCGTCCTGCTTGAAACCTGTGTTTGGAAACAGTGAGGATCTCAGAGTCATGGCGAACACAACGACTTTTTCATCCTGCAACGCCTCGGCGCTGCAACTCAGCCACAGCTACCTCCCATGAGAAGTTAGCCGCCGCTGCCCTGcgagacaaagacaaataaagacaaaccTCTGGTTATTGTGGTCTGTTACCCTGCCAGAAGTGGAGGGGTGAATCATATGCAGTTAGTAATAACACTTAAACAAACCGAGGGGAGCTAAAACACCCGGAGTGCGTCTGATCCCGGGGCATCCTTTCCCGAAAATCATTCGCCGGGTTTGAAAttgaagctaagctaacattagcactgCTGCACAAACATCGAGGCGCTAATTTCCGCACAAACTAGTCCGATTAAAAGGAGATAAACTCGGTCCTGTGACAGGGAGGTGGAGGTTAAAGCGTGCGGGCTTCAAACAAGGACTCGGGAGTGGCTGTGGAGGACGTTGGCAGCAGCCTGCTCCTCCATTTTGGTTCTCGACGAAATCatgaaaaacaataacagcTAGCTAGCCGGCTAACGCTAACAGGCTAGTTTAAACAGCAAAACGCGCTCCGGTGTGACAGCGACCGCGTCGAGACCCTCCTAAAAACCCCACGGACGCGTTTTTAGCATCATGTACTCGTGTGTTTCTGGGTTTTTACCTCGACTATGATTCAGTCCCACCTGCAAGTGCCTTCATGTTCCCTCCTCAAGACTTGTTTTAAAGCGCCCTCCACTGCGCATGCGTAATTTGGCTCTGgccatttcttgtgttttgaagGTTTTGATCAGAAAAAGTccagcaggaggagacagagatcAATATTTCACTCTGGGATTACGTAATGTGCAGAGTGAGGGGGGCAATCAAACACTGAGCTTTATTATTAACGTGTCTGTTGCTTTATACTCTTATTCTGTCATGCTTGTATATACAGTTTTAgactttttctatttctctttgtgtttctactcttattgtttcactctGTGtgcttattttatctttttttttattattattgtttcagtctcaGAACATTTGACTGCACATTATGctgtgtatatctgtgtatgtgacaaataaaggttttatCTTATCACTTCTACGATCACTCTGTTCCCAAATTACATGGGCATTTTGGTAATTCATGAGATAATATGATTAAAGATAAAGACAATTAGATGTATATGAGACAAAcacaagaacagaaaacaactaTACATGAGCAATTAAACTCAAAATCCTACAAGAGTAATATTATACCTTTTATTAAGCTGCTTTTCCCTCCATACACTGAATGATTTACAGGTTTTAGGACACGATAAGATAAGAAAAGCCTTAATTGATCACTAAAGGAGAAGTTCATGTGTTGCagcagaacaaagacagaaatatgttcagttaaagtaaaaatactttaaagaaaagtgaaaaataaacaattaaaagtaacataagaacagaaaaaatatatacacaagcAATTAAACTCAAAATTATATGATACCTTTtatcaaaacacacaccaaaattatatataatattcaaaTCAATACATGTAGTGTTATATATAGTAGTGaagaaatataaagtaatagAACAGTATAATATAttatgataagataagattacTTGTATGTAGTTTTATTCCGCTGCTGCTTTTGTGGTCAAACTGAGAAATTAAATGagataaaatcagtttttaataaCGTGATGTAGATTAATAACCTCTGATACTTTTACTGcagatactttaagtacattttggtTCCAGTACTTTTACTCTGTGGTATTATGATCATTTTTACCCAAGTAAACACATGAAGCAGGTGTCAGGTCTTCTGATAAACTCCAGTCAAGCATCCTGATACTGAACATTAACACTTTACATCTTTATCCGCGTGTCTTATCAACAAACCATTACTTTTCCACGTGCTGATAAAGTGCCACTTTTTCATTAGCGTAATGGTCTGTGAGTCTTTTCCTGTAAGCTGTTAATTCAGCAGCGTCTCCGCAGGGAAGTCAAATCAATTCACTCTCCGGATTTATTGCGCTGCTGCTTATCAATagtcacatctgtgtgtgtgtgtttcattaatGCTTTAATGTGCTGGaactaaaatgttttcctgctatgacacaAATTGCCTCtgagaaaaatgtataaaagccCGTTTTCTGACAGCAACACGCCAGAAGACGACGCCTGGACATTTCTCATCACCTGTTTGAGAGATTTCCTCATTTAAAGGTGAgtaaatgttattaaaagtgacatttattgtcatttaagctgcttttctgtttactCTTCCTCTTGGATGTCTGCTTTCAGACTGCTGTATTAGGAAAGTTAagacattttctctcctttttaatttaaattttctttctttttgagagATTTCCTCATTTAAAGGTTAagaaatgttattaaaagtgacatttattgtcatttaagctgcttttctgtttactCTTCTTCTTGAATGTGAGCTTTCAGACTGCTGTATCAGGAAAGTTAAgacattttctctcatttttaatttaaattttctttctttttgagagATTTACTCATTTACAGGTCAAGAAAGGttattaaaagtgacatttattgtcatttaagctgcttttctgtttactCCTCTTCTTGAATGTGAGCTTTCAGACTGCTGTATCAGGAAAGTTAagacattttctctccttttctctcattttttaatatacattttccaTCTTTGTGCCTCTGAGTCATCATGAAGATGCTGTGTGAGCTTTTGGTCGTCTGCCTGCTCGGAGCGCTGCATGCAGAAGCAAACAGTCGGCCTGAAGAGATGAGGTTAGTCTCACAAGGCCAAAGTGACCTCTAAACGAGCTGCTTTTCCCTCCATACACTGAAGGATTTACAGGTTTTAggacacaataaaataagaaaagctTTAATTAATCATCAAAGGAGAAGTTAATGTGTAGCagcagaacaaagacagaagtaTGTTCagttaaagtaaaaatactttaCTACTTTATAAGAGTAATACCACCAAAATGATATGTGCTATTATAATCAATACATATAGTGTTTGCCTGTATCAATATAGAAATATAGTGCATAAAGTAATAGaacattataatatattaagataaaatataaatatatttatatattaaatataagtgaatacatatttttatacttatatgtaaatatatttacttaCTTATAAAGACTTTACTTTGTTCAGAGGAGCTGAAATAACACAGTGACAATACATACTCAGAGccaaataattgattaatcgactaTTTTGACGACTGATTGATCGTTTTAGTTGTTTTTCAGCTCTTGAAATGCGagaatttgcttttttttgtttatatttttatatttttgagttttgagaTGCCACCTCAGGCTTGAATTGTTAAGGCTGTTCCTTCAGATGAATTGATATTGAAAAGAATGAATTCATTCTGATAATAACAATATAGACTAATAGATTTATTGGTAACAGTTGGTTTTATATTTGTGTCTTCACAGTCTCACTGAGGATGAGCAGCGTGTGGGCAGGAGATACGCCGAGTCCACCATCGCCAGCGAAATCAGCAAAATCATGGATTCAATGGTGCAGAAAAACTTTGTGGACTTCCTGCTCAGCCAAAGGCAGAAAAGAAGCAGGTGAGCCGCCGAACGACTGCAGCAGATTtcagaacagaaacagcagatgtGTGTCAGTGATTCGTGCTCTCACAGGCCGGCCGCCGCTGCAGAGGAGCATCCAGAGCATCAGTGTGCACGAGGAGACAAACTTCCAGGTGAGTTTAACctcatttttttattgtattaacGATCCTGCCGTGTTTAATTCCTCTTGTTCTGTTTTCAGGCTCCAACACGCTGCAGTGATGCTCATCAGACCAGATGCAGATCTTCActcttctgctgcctcctgaCAGTTTTAAATCTTTGAATATTTCTTCTGTATAATTCAAAtcaacacacagataaataaagtGACTTAAAGCTAAGTGTAATAACTGGTATTGTATTTGGTTTTCTCAGAAACGTTAGATTCCATATAAACCATATTACAATCTTTAGCTACTTGTATTTTACTTCAGTCGTCTGATTCAAGGCTGCTTCATAGTTTTACTCCACTTAATTTATTCACCATGTTATTTAAACAGTATTTAGGTCTAACAGCTACAATAAGTGCTTTACTTTGGAGATGGAGGAAGTATCCTGGTATTTTactaagtaaaagtactgctaTGTTCTAAATATTTCTATGTTTTGTGTCCAAAAATCGTAATTTGCAAAATAACTAAAGTTGAGTTTAgtttaaaaagaacaatatttccatctgaaCTGTTGTGAGGTTGTGGAATGAAGTGgcataaaaagattaaattcTACCGCAGCACAGAACTTATAACTACTTagaaagtcctgcattcaaaatgttgctcaagtaaaagtacaaaagtacaCAGACAACAATATAAGTGTTTCACTTTTATACTATtagtttattgttattttggtttaatttttaattcatcaGTTTGACTGTTTAACACACAGTTTAGCATGGATAAATATCAACATTATAgacacatttattgaagcaaatCAAGAGTAAAGATTGACCTAATGTGCTCCTGTCTTAGTGCTACTTTCACATTAGCTTTAAATTCACTTTTGTGGGAAAAAGTGGGAATGAACGGTACATTTTACTTGCACGTAAGGagaataaaatctaattttggTACAGTTCAATAGTCATAGATGTTGAAGATAGTTGTGAGCAGCTACACATATTTGTGTTTAGGAGGAAAATAAACGTTTTGATGTAAACAAGTTATTTtatctgcattttatttttagtttttaactcTTCATTTCTTGTGCAGTGTCTCTTGActctttgctttttatttattgatttatttttttgtcactgttgtATTTTCCCAGTTTgaattttacattatttctgtgtattaagtatttaaaatatttctggCCTGCAGTTTTTCTCCGAGACGCGAGGGGGCGGTATAACATCAACATCTGACGTCACCAACCAGGAAGTACTTTACTTCCGTGTAATCAAAATGGAAACAGCTGTGCAACTGTAGCTTTATTTATCTCACATGTCAACCTAAGTTTGCCTGAAACTGTacttttctgccattttggggTCTAATTTACAACCGTATCTCTCTTTTAAAAGCTAGGGTTAATTAAGAAGAGAGTATCGAGCGGGAAATTGTGAGAactggtgaaaaaaaacacGAAGTTTTGTCGCAGCTAGCTTGAGTTTAGCCTCTAGCtacaattttaaaattatatttcctGACTTTACTCTGTGATAAAGGCGCTCGTAGTTTAGATTCCCTGCTTACATTTTTGCACCAGGCAGCGAAATGCATCGCAGGGGTGTGGGTGCGGGAGCTATCGCCAAGAAGAAGCTGGCAGAGGTACAGAAAGAGTCACTGAGCATTTGTGTTTCCACATTAACTAACTCATTTAGTTTAAATACTTAAATGTCTCactttggatttgtttttcttctgttcaggCCAAATATAAGGAGAGAGGA includes:
- the msl1b gene encoding male-specific lethal 1 homolog isoform X2 codes for the protein MTLRSSLFPNTGFKQDADTVDFDKTRFGAATVIPVSLKRESCDFVIDVHDLHGREIPSKSRDLDQNYMTSKVALGATVAELVQGDSKTVGILSPVRQMGGEGTPVKGKPLSVDNMDNPQMAVNNNPKDARADDSVKGVVPGVLGTASIELSSEGKWRNIRKTPANPHTQANCLRQILLLQLDLIEQQQQQLQSKDKEIDELKADKETLLARIERMERRLQLTRKDPPRDKRLFQPLEPWTPDKEDMWDLDVEESPQPNPATSLPFSRGGKGQKRKSCFGDAKVQKSRGKSAKLSPQKPEIQPGSPSQRELRSKETPEKTVPLRSGAERDIMLPCKEEPDVSCQMEDLPFMSTTEMYLCCWNQPPLSPLRETSPKKEEEVAIPSWRENHIEPLDEDPSFNPPEPLDDNVFLKRHLKLELDEKRRKRWDIQRIREQRMFQRLQQRMNRKKVVAETEPELSSFYPDTEDVETIVITPFLPVVAFGRPLPKLSQQNFELPWLDDRSRCRIEVPKKHTPHRTCRK
- the msl1b gene encoding male-specific lethal 1 homolog isoform X1, whose amino-acid sequence is MTLRSSLFPNTGFKQDADTVDFDKTRFGAATVIPVSLKRESCDFVIDVHDLHGREIPSKSRDLDQNYMTSKVALGATVAELVQGDSKTVGILSPVRQMGGEGTPVKGKPLSVDNMDNPQMAVNNNPKDARADDSVKGVVPGVLGTASIELSSEGKWRNIRKTPANPHTQANCLRQILLLQLDLIEQQQQQLQSKDKEIDELKADKETLLARIERMERRLQLTRKDPPRDKRLFQPLEPWTPDKEDMWDLDVEESPQPNPATSLPFSRGGKGQKRKSCFGDAKVQKSRGKSAKLSPQKPEIQPGSPSQRELRSKETPEKTVPLRSGAERDIMLPCKEEPDVSCQMEDLPFMSTTEMYLCCWNQPPLSPLRETSPKKEEEVASEWTPHVVHDMLIVFPSWRENHIEPLDEDPSFNPPEPLDDNVFLKRHLKLELDEKRRKRWDIQRIREQRMFQRLQQRMNRKKVVAETEPELSSFYPDTEDVETIVITPFLPVVAFGRPLPKLSQQNFELPWLDDRSRCRIEVPKKHTPHRTCRK